Proteins from one Muntiacus reevesi chromosome X, mMunRee1.1, whole genome shotgun sequence genomic window:
- the ZBTB33 gene encoding transcriptional regulator Kaiso encodes MESRKLISATDIQYSGSLLNSLNEQRGHGLFCDVTVIVEDRKFRAHRNILSASSTYFHQLFSVAGQVVELSFIRAEIFAEILNYIYSSKIVRVRSDLLDELIKSGQLLGVKFIAELGVPLSQVKSISGTAQDGNAETSSPEIQKSKDESQENGATIMPIITESFSLSAEDYETKKIIVTDSDDDDDDVIFCSEILPAKETLPSTNTVAEVQPNPGSVAISDDAPCVSNSSPPLTNITPTQKLPTSVNQATLSQTQGSEKLLVSSAPTHLTPNIILLNQTPITTPPNVSSSLPNHMSPSINLLVQNQQPPNSAVLPGNKANEEEEEEIIDDDDDTISSSPDSAVSSTSLVPQAEIPPNTTFDGSLIQKMQIPTLLQEPVSNSLKISDIITRNTNDPGLGSKHLMEGQKIITLDTATEIEGLSTGCKVYANIGEDTYDIVIPVKDDPDEGEARLGNEIPKTPSSETANKRMKVKHDDHYELIVDGRVYYICIVCKRSYVCLTSLRRHFNIHSWEKKYPCRYCEKVFPLAEYRTKHEIHHTGERRYQCLACGKSFINYQFMSSHIKSVHSQDPSGDSKLYRLHPCRSLQIRQYAYLSDRSVTMPVMKDDGIGYKVDAGKEPPVGTTSAPQNKPMTWEDIFIQQENDSIFKQNVTDGSTEFEFIIPESY; translated from the coding sequence ATGGAGAGTAGAAAACTGATTTCTGCTACAGACATTCAATACTCTGGTAGTCTGCTGAACTCCTTGAATGAGCAACGTGGCCATGGACTCTTCTGTGATGTTACTGTTATTGTGGAAGACCGAAAATTCCGAGCCCATAGAAACATTCTTTCAGCTTCTAGTACTTATTTCCATCAGCTCTTCTCAGTTGCTGGGCAAGTTGTTGAACTGAGCTTTATAAGAGCAGAGATCTTTGCAGAAATTCTCAATTATATCTATAGTTCTAAAATTGTCCGTGTTAGATCAGATTTACTTGATGAGTTAATTAAATCAGGGCAGTTATTAGGAGTTAAATTTATAGCAGAGCTTGGTGTCCCACTGTCACAGGTTAAAAGCATCTCAGGTACAGCTCAGGATGGTAATGCAGAAACTTCATCTCCtgaaatacaaaaatcaaaagaTGAATCCCAAGAAAATGGGGCCACTATAATGCCAATTATAACAGAATCTTTTTCCTTGTCTGCTGAAGATTATGAGACAAAAAAGATCATTGTTACTGATTCAGATGATGACGACGATGATGTCATTTTCTGCTCTGAGATCCTGCCTGCAAAGGAGACTTTGCCAAGTACCAACACAGTGGCAGAGGTCCAGCCTAACCCAGGCTCTGTTGCTATTTCAGATGATGCACCTTGTGTGAGCAATAGCTCTCCCCCTTTAACAAACATCACACCTACTCAGAAACTTCCTACTTCTGTGAATCAGGCAACCCTGAGCCAGACACAGGGAAGTGAAAAATTGTTGGTGTCTTCGGCCCCAACACATCTGACTCCCAACATCATTTTGTTAAATCAGACACCAATTACTACCCCACCaaatgtcagttcttcacttccaaatcatatgtctccttcaatcaATTTACTTGTACAGAATCAACAGCCACCAAACAGTGCTGTTTTACCAGGAAACAAGGCcaatgaagaggaggaggaggaaattatagatgatgatgatgacactATTAGCTCCAGTCCAGATTCTGCTGTCAGTAGTACATCTTTAGTCCCACAGGCTGAGATCCCCCCAAATACCACTTTTGATGGATCGTTGATACAGAAGATGCAGATTCCTACACTTCTGCAAGAGCCAGTttccaattctttaaaaatttcagataTAATTACGAGAAACACTAATGATCCAGGTTTAGGATCCAAACATCTAATGGAGGGTCAGAAGATTATTACTTTAGATACAGCTACTGAAATTGAAGGCTTGTCAACGGGTTGCAAGGTTTATGCAAATATTGGTGAAGATACTTATGATATAGTTATCCCTGTCAAAGATGACCCTGATGAAGGGGAGGCCAGACTTGGGAACGAGATACCAAAAACACCTAGCAGTGAGACGGCAAATAAACGTATGAAAGTTAAACATGATGATCACTATGAGTTAATAGTAGATGGAAGGGTCTATTATATCTGTATTGTATGCAAAAGGTCATATGTCTGCCTGACAAGCTTGCGGAGACATTTTAACATTCATTCTTGGGAGAAGAAGTATCCTTGCCGTTACTGTGAGAAGGTCTTTCCTCTTGCAGAATATCGCACGAAGCATGAAATTCATCACACAGGAGAGCGAAGGTATCAGTGTTTGGCCTGTGGCAAGTCTTTCATCAACTATCAGTTTATGTCTTCACACATAAAATCCGTTCATAGTCAAGATCCTTCTGGAGACTCGAAGCTTTATCGTTTACATCCATGCAGGTCTTTACAGATCAGACAGTATGCATACCTCTCTGATAGGTCAGTCACCATGCCTGTAATGAAGGATGACGGTATTGGGTATAaggttgatgctgggaaagaacctCCAGTAGGGACCACATCTGCTCCTCAGAACAAGCCCATGACCTGGGAGGATATTTTTATTCAGCAGgaaaatgattccatttttaaacaGAATGTAACAGATGGCAGTACTGAGTTTGAATTTATAATACCAGAATCTTATTGA